In Papaver somniferum cultivar HN1 chromosome 1, ASM357369v1, whole genome shotgun sequence, a genomic segment contains:
- the LOC113303578 gene encoding adenylyltransferase and sulfurtransferase MOCS3-like: MKSNGVDSSSSLIHQELEKLKAEKKSIENRISILIAQLSNDTTTKESDSSSCPNSLLNLDSNSGHGLSSDIIYRYSRHLLLPNFGVKGQSNLLKSSILVIGAGGLGSPALLYLAACGIGRLGIVDHDVVELNNLHRQIIHAEAYIGQSKVKSAAAACRAINSTIQIEEYKEAFRTSNALEIMSKYDIVVDATDNAPSRYMINDCCVVLGKPLISGAAVGLDGQLTIYNHNGGPCYRCLFPAPPPSTACQRCSDSGVLGVVPGVIGCLQALEALKVASDVGEPLSGRMLLFDALSAKIRIVKLRGRSLHCEACGENAEFTPQVFQNFDYEKFTQTPLSTAPMKLKLIPENARISSTEYKEKVVHGEPHILVDVRPAHHFNIVSLPKSLNVPLSTLEAKLPAIVSALKDEKERKGLDSSSSASLYVVCRRGNDSQRAVDYLHKMGFSSAKDIVGGLESWAQNVDPSFPSY; the protein is encoded by the exons ATGAAATCTAATGGAGTTGACTCATCTTCATCACTCATACATCAAGAACTTGAGAAATTGAAAGCTGAGAAGAAATCTATAGAAAACAGAATATCAATTTTAATAGCTCAACTTAGTAATGATACTACTACTAAAGAAAGTGATTCTAGTTCTTGTCCTAATTCATTATTGAACTTAGATTCAAATTCAGGACATGGGTTGTCTTCAGATATAATTTATAGGTACAGTCGTCATCTATTGCTTCCTAATTTTGGAGTAAAAG GGCAGTCTAATCTTTTGAAATCATCGATTTTGGTGATTGGTGCTGGAGGGTTGGGTTCACCTGCCTTGTTATATCTTGCAGCTTGTGGAATTG GCCGCTTGGGTATTGTAGATCATGATGTCGTTGAGCTTAATAATCTGCATCGGCAG ATCATCCATGCTGAAGCATATATCGGTCAGTCAAAAGTGaaatctgctgctgctgcttgtcGGGC GATTAACTCCACTATTCAGATAGAGGAATACAAAGAAGCGTTTAGGACATCCAATGCTTTGGAAATTATGAGCAA ATATGATATAGTTGTAGATGCTACAGACAATGCTCCGAGCCGGTATATGATCAATGATTGCTGTGTTGTGTTGGGAAAG ccTCTGATCTCAGGTGCTGCTGTAGGATTGGACGGACAG CTCACTATTTACAATCACAACGGAGGTCCATGCTATAGATGCTTatttccagcaccaccaccatcaactgcTTGTCAGAGATGCTCAGACAGTGGGGTTCTAGGAGTAG TCCCGGGTGTCATTGGCTGCCTCCAAGCTCTAGAGGCTTTAAAGGTTGCAAGTGATGTTGGTGAACCCCTGTCAGGCCGGATGCTTCTCTTTGATGCACTATCAGCAAAAATCCGTATT GTCAAGCTAAGAGGAAGATCTTTACATTGTGAAGCCTGCGGAGAAAATGCAGAATTTACCCCTCAGGTTTTCCAAAATTTTGACTATGAGAAGTTTACGCAAACTCCATTGTCCACG GCACCCATGAAACTGAAGCTGATCCCTGAGAATGCCAGAATAAGCAGTACAGAATATAAAGAGAAAGTTGTTCATGGAGAACCACACATATTAGTCGATGTGCGCCCTGCGCACCACTTCAATATCGTTTCTCTCCCGAAGTCGTTGAATGTTCCACTCTCAACATTAGAAGCAAAACTGCCAGCAATTGTTTCAGCTTTAAAAGATGAGAAAGAGCGCAAAGGTCTTGATTCTAGCTCAAGTGCTTCACTTTACGTAGTATGTAGAAGAGGCAATGATTCACAAAGAGCAGTCGATTACCTTCACAAAATGGGTTTTAGTTCGGCCAAGGATATTGTTGGTGGATTAGAGTCTTGGGCCCAAAATGTTGATCCCAGCTTTCCATCTTACTAA
- the LOC113303583 gene encoding homeobox protein knotted-1-like LET6: MEGSGGGNSSDHHGATAASLMSFRGNNVSTGGGGGGGGGSSNGLSSMLMVMAPPPHHHPQPNSSEMVNNLNTLFLPLSSNNNNQNLGSSYHHHLQMYGDHDNDKHAAAGYYFMMKHNNIDKQHDNTSSSSFKRAKIMAHPHYLRLLTAYINCQKIGAPAEVVKKLEEIFASEESRMSSSSSRGGLGSLGEDPGLDQFMEAYCEMLSKYEQELTKPFKEAMIFISNIEAQLKNLTISTSSDHHSGRNNESSEEDFDASENFIDPQADDKELKIQLLRKYSGYLGSLKQEFLKKRKKGKLPKDARQQLMDWWTRYYKWPYPSEMQKLALAESTGLDQKQINNWFINQRKRHWKPSEDMQFVVMDAAHMHPSHQYYIDNLLTPNPFSIDYSCAPSSLM; the protein is encoded by the exons ATGGAGGGAAGTGGTGGAGGAAATAGCAGTGATCATCATGGTGCAACAGCTGCCAGTTTAATGAGTTTTAGAGGAAATAACGTGagtactggtggtggtggtggtggtggtggtggtagtagtaaTGGTCTTTCATCTATGTTGATGGTGATGGCTCCTCCACCTCATCACCATCCTCAACCTAATTCTTCAGAAATGGTTAACAACCTCAACACTCTGTTTCTTCCTCTCTCTTCAAATAACAACAACCAAAACTTAGGATcttcttatcatcatcatcttcagatGTATGGTGATCATGACAATGACAAACACGCAGCAGCTGGCTATTACTTCATGATGAAGCACAACAATATTGATAAGCAGCATGACAACACCAGTAGTAGTTCTTTCAAAAGAGCTAAGATCATGGCTCATCCTCACTACCTTCGTCTCTTAACTGCCTACATCAACTGTCAGAAG ATTGGAGCACCAGCTGAAGTGGTCAAAAAGTTAGAGGAAATATTTGCATCAGAGGAGAGCAGGATGAGTAGTAGTAGTAGCCGTGGTGGTCTTGGATCCTTAGGAGAAGATCCAGGTCTTGATCAGTTCATGGAAGCTTACTGTGAGATgctttcaaaatatgaacaagaaCTTACCAAACCTTTCAAAGAAGCCATGATTTTCATCTCTAATATTGAAGCTCAGTTGAAAAACCTTACCATTTCTACTTCTTCGGATCATCATTCTG GTCGAAATAACGAATCATCCGAGGAAGATTTTGATGCTAGTGAGAACTTCATAGATCCTCAAGCAGATGATAAAGAATTGAAAATTCAGCTTTTGCGCAAGTATAGCGGATACCTCGGCAGTCTAAAGCAGGAGTttttgaagaagagaaagaaagggaAACTACCTAAGGACGCAAGGCAACAGTTAATGGATTGGTGGACTAGATATTATAAGTGGCCCTACCCATCA GAGATGCAGAAATTAGCGCTGGCAGAGTCGACAGGGCTTGATCAAAAGCAGATAAACAACTGGTTCATAAATCAAAGGAAGCGGCACTGGAAACCGTCAGAGGACATGCAGTTTGTTGTGATGGATGCAGCTCATATGCACCCTAGTCATCAATACTACATTGATAACCTCCTGACCCCCAATCCTTTCTCAATCGACTACTCATGTGCACCATCATCGTTGATGTGA